AAGCTGATTTATACTTGAAGCGGGATTGTCATCCTGCGTCAGTAAACCGGAAACCGCTATACCATAAATTCCGGTTTGCAGTATAACACCTACATCCTGAGTCTGTATGCCTCCTATAGCTATAATGGGCAATTTTATATTGGCCTCTTTAACTTGCTCCATTAGCCTTTTATAACCATCGAGTCCAAGAACCGGACTCAGATTTTTCTTGGTACTGGTAAATCTGAACGGACCTAACCCGATATAATCAGCTCCTTCATCTGCTCTTTTACATACATCCTCAAATGTATTTGCCGTCCCGCCAATGCATCTGTGTTTCCCCAGGATAGTTCTTGCGGCTGATACTGACAGGTCATTCAACCCAAGATGTACACCATAGGCACCGGATTTCAAGGCCAGCTCAGGGTAGTCATTGATGATTAGTTTGGCTCCGTACTGCTCACATAAACGGCTTGCCTGAACAGCCAGTTCGAGAATGGCATCTTCTGTTTGTTCTTTTACTCTGAGTTGTATCCATTTACCTCCTGCACGCAGCACTTTTTCTATTGCTGTCAGGTGCGTCCCGTTATCAGGGGCCTGTGATATATAATGTAACTGATCAATTAACATGTTTAATCTATAGTGATTTGAGCATTTTTTCAAATTCTGTTAATACGCGGGATGGATGATTCCAAAGTGCTCCAAGAACAGCCGCTCCATCAAAATTCATTTGTTTCACGACATTGAACAAATCGGCTGTAATTCCTCCCAAAGCAAAAACCTTTAATCCCGCTGGTTTTTCGGTCAGCTTAAAATTTTCACCTGTTATACTTTGATAGCCTGCTTTGGAAATACTATTAAACACAGGGCCAAAAAAGACATAATCCAGAAAGGCTGTATCTGCAGGCAGCTCCCATTCATGAATAGAACGGCTTAAATGGAACCCATTGGCAAAAAGCTCAATTCTTTTCTGTTCACCGGTAATCCTCCAGAGTTTTTCCGGATAATGCAGTCTTCGGATTGCAAACATATCTGCCAGTTCATGATGCTGATGAATAGCAATGGCCGGATAATAAGCCGGATTAATTTCTTTCATCAGCAGCATAAACTTCACTTCATCATTCTCCGGTTTCCTGAGATGCAATAAACTGAGTCCCGCAGCAAAAAGTGCGTTGATCAATTGACCTTCCCCAACAAAATAATCCGGACGTGTAATGACAATGAGTTCCATTTACAAATAGATTTCGCTTCCTTTTTCTGTAAATTCACGTGACTTTTCTTTCATTCCTTTAGCTAAAGCATCAGCTTCATCCAGTCCTTGTTTGGCTGCATATTCCCTCACGTCCTGTGTGATTTTCATAGAACAGAAGTTAGGTCCGCACATGGAACAGAAATGGGCAATTTTAGCTCCGTCTGCAGGAAGGGTTTCATCATGAAACTCTTTAGCAGTATCGGGATCAAGGGAAAGGTTAAACTGATCCTCCCATCTGAACTCGAATCTTGCTTTACTCAAAGCATTATCACGATACTGGGCTCCGGGATGTCCCTTGGCCAGATCTGCGGCATGTGCAGCAATTTTATAGGTAATCACACCGTCCTTCACATCTTTTTTATTGGGTAAACCCAAATGTTCTTTTGGCGTTACATAACATAACATGGCAGTTCCGTACCAGCCTATCATCGCAGCTCCGATTGCCGAAGTAATATGGTCGTATCCGGGTGCTATATCTGTAGTCAGCGGACCTAAAGTATAAAATGGTGCCTCTCCGCAATGTTCAAGCTGTTTTTCCATATTAGCTTTGATCAGGTGCATCGGTACGTGTCCAGGTCCCTCAATGATAGTCTGTACATCATGTTTCCATGCAATTTTTGTCAGCTCGCCCAGAGTTTCCAGCTCTGCAAACTGTGCAGCATCATTAGCGTCAGCCAGACATCCCGGCCTTAAACCATCACCTAAAGAAAAGGCAACGTCATAGGCCTTCATAATCTCACAGATTTCTTCAAAGTGCGTGTACAGGAAGCTTTCCTGATGATGTGCCAGACACCATTTTGCCATGATAGACCCGCCTCTTGAAACGATACCGGTAATCCTTTTGGCAGTCAGTGGAATATAGCGTAATAATACTCCGGCATGAATGGTAAAATAATCAACCCCCTGCTCGGCCTGCTCAATCAATGTATCTCTGAACAATTCCCAGGTCAGGTCTTCTGCTTTACCATTTACCTTTTCCAGTGCCTGGTAAATCGGAACTGTCCCGATCGGAACAGGCGAATTCCTGATAATCCACTCTCTTGTTTCATGAATATTTTTGCCCGTTGACAAATCCATAATTGTATCTGCACCCCAGCGGCAAGCCCATACTGCTTTTTCAACTTCTTCTTCAATACTGGAAGTT
This portion of the Pedobacter lusitanus genome encodes:
- a CDS encoding thiamine phosphate synthase translates to MLIDQLHYISQAPDNGTHLTAIEKVLRAGGKWIQLRVKEQTEDAILELAVQASRLCEQYGAKLIINDYPELALKSGAYGVHLGLNDLSVSAARTILGKHRCIGGTANTFEDVCKRADEGADYIGLGPFRFTSTKKNLSPVLGLDGYKRLMEQVKEANIKLPIIAIGGIQTQDVGVILQTGIYGIAVSGLLTQDDNPASSINQLYQEMNLNSTQTLC
- a CDS encoding thiamine phosphate synthase; this translates as MELIVITRPDYFVGEGQLINALFAAGLSLLHLRKPENDEVKFMLLMKEINPAYYPAIAIHQHHELADMFAIRRLHYPEKLWRITGEQKRIELFANGFHLSRSIHEWELPADTAFLDYVFFGPVFNSISKAGYQSITGENFKLTEKPAGLKVFALGGITADLFNVVKQMNFDGAAVLGALWNHPSRVLTEFEKMLKSL
- the thiC gene encoding phosphomethylpyrimidine synthase ThiC — translated: MKVEKIPDGQVISRTPFPASRKVFVKGQLHDIEVAMREISLSETKIHNGFGLTEKNPSVTVYDTSGPYTDPNAHIDVKSGLPRIRENWVTGRGDVEKLDQITSAYGAQRLADPSLDQLRFAFQHQPYRAKAGQNVSQMHYARKGIITPEMEYIAIRENQRIELWNKEQGEQAEAMSHQHPGNSFGANTPKEFITPEFVRQEVACGRAVIPSNINHPESEPMIIGRNFLVKINANIGNSAVTSSIEEEVEKAVWACRWGADTIMDLSTGKNIHETREWIIRNSPVPIGTVPIYQALEKVNGKAEDLTWELFRDTLIEQAEQGVDYFTIHAGVLLRYIPLTAKRITGIVSRGGSIMAKWCLAHHQESFLYTHFEEICEIMKAYDVAFSLGDGLRPGCLADANDAAQFAELETLGELTKIAWKHDVQTIIEGPGHVPMHLIKANMEKQLEHCGEAPFYTLGPLTTDIAPGYDHITSAIGAAMIGWYGTAMLCYVTPKEHLGLPNKKDVKDGVITYKIAAHAADLAKGHPGAQYRDNALSKARFEFRWEDQFNLSLDPDTAKEFHDETLPADGAKIAHFCSMCGPNFCSMKITQDVREYAAKQGLDEADALAKGMKEKSREFTEKGSEIYL